One window from the genome of Cucumis melo cultivar AY chromosome 10, USDA_Cmelo_AY_1.0, whole genome shotgun sequence encodes:
- the LOC107991218 gene encoding zinc finger BED domain-containing protein RICESLEEPER 2-like, whose product MDMELECDGSCETLKIVSDEDTDAKRKTIDVDLDSYGREDVPNLPKIRKNVKQSMVWDHFERLKGDPNDPRAKCKYCGVVYTCHSKRNGTRTMKHHLENCKKYPYQKKRDQTQMTLAFKPKDKVGDNSSQLVCESFSLEGCREALVEMIIVDELPFKFVDGKGFKKFVDKLTCGNHTRFVVPSRFTVARDVLKLYVNEENRLRDMFVKNKYRVYLTTDCWTSGQNINYMVLTVQLRILNLCPIENHKGDTIDKTIEKNLKDWSIERVMTLMINNASLNDTAVAYLLKRFNKGLLFGGEFLHVRCCAHILNLIVTDAFKEHNDCIDRIRYAVRFIRSSSARFLKFKKCIELEKIACKSYVCLDVPTRWNSTYMMLEATVKFEKAFDRLKDEDASYRHDMSPNKEDWTNAMMLIRFLKVFYDVTLKISASLYTTSNLVFHQITVVQNCIHLNAGSANALLVGMANNMKTKFEKYWGNNVKNNLLLYVAIVLDP is encoded by the coding sequence ATGGATATGGAGTTAGAGTGTGATGGAAGTTGTGAAACTTTAAAAATCGTAAGCGACGAAGATACGGATGCCAAGCGTAAAACCATTGATGTTGATCTTGATTCATATGGGAGAGAAGATGTTCCAAATCTCccaaaaataagaaagaatgtCAAACAATCAATGGTTTGGGACCACTTTGAGAGGCTCAAAGGTGATCCTAATGACCCTCGTGctaaatgtaaatattgtgGAGTTGTTTATACATGTCATTCTAAACGTAATGGTACTAGGACTATGAAGCATCATTTAGAAAATTGCAAAAAGTACCCTTACCAAAAAAAGAGAGACCAAACTCAAATGACATTAGCTTTTAAACCTAAAGACAAAGTTGGAGATAATTCTTCACAACTTGTATGTGAGTCATTTAGTTTAGAGGGTTGTCGGGAAGCTTTGGTTGAGATGATAATAGTTGATGAATTACCTTTTAAGTTTGTGGATGGTAAGGGGTTTAAGAAGTTTGTGGATAAATTAACATGTGGAAATCATACTCGATTTGTTGTTCCATCTCGATTTACTGTGGCTAGAGATGTGCTTAAGTTGTATGTTAATGAGGAGAATCGTTTGAGAGACatgtttgtaaaaaataaatatagagttTATCTCACCACTGATTGTTGGACATCgggacaaaatattaattacatgGTCCTAACTGTCCAATTGAGAATACTTAATCTTTGTCCAATTGAGAATCATAAAGGTGATACTATCGATAAAACCattgaaaagaatttgaaggaTTGGAGCATTGAGAGGGTAATGACATTGATGATTAATAATGCAAGTTTGAATGACACTGCTGTTGCTTATCTTTTAAAGAGATTCAATAAAGGATTATTGTTTGGTGGGGAATTTCTACATGTTCGTTGTTGTGCCCATATATTGAATCTTATAGTAACTGATGCTTTTAAGGAACATAATGATTGTATTGATAGGATTCGATATGCCGTGCGATTTATAAGGTCTTCTTCTGctcgttttttgaaatttaaaaagtgcATTGAACTTGAAAAAATTGCTTGTAAGAGTTATGTGTGTCTTGATGTTCCTACAAGATGGAACTCCACATATATGATGCTTGAAGCTACTGTTAAGTTTGAAAAAGCTTTTGATAGATTAAAAGATGAAGATGCCTCATATAGACATGATATGTCACCAAATAAGGAAGATTGGACAAATGCTATGATGTTAATAcgatttttaaaagtattttatgatgtCACGTTGAAGATTTCGGCCTCTTTGTATACTACTTCGAACTTGGTTTTCCATCAGATTACAGTGGTTCAGAATTGTATACATTTGAATGCAGGTAGTGCAAATGCATTGTTAGTTGGAATGGCTAATAACATGAAGacaaaatttgagaaatattgGGGAAACAATGTAAAGAATAATTTGTTGTTGTATGTTGCTATTGTGTTAGATCCTTGA